A genomic region of [Eubacterium] eligens ATCC 27750 contains the following coding sequences:
- the rpsT gene encoding 30S ribosomal protein S20 has product MANIKSAKKRVITSQVRAERNKAVKSRVKTYIKKVEAAVAAGDKAAANEALPVAIAEIEKAASKGIFHKNAAARKVSHITKAVNAMA; this is encoded by the coding sequence TTGGCTAACATTAAATCTGCTAAGAAGAGAGTAATTACAAGTCAGGTAAGAGCTGAGAGAAATAAGGCGGTTAAGTCTAGAGTTAAGACTTATATCAAGAAGGTAGAGGCTGCTGTTGCTGCTGGTGACAAGGCTGCTGCTAACGAAGCTCTCCCTGTTGCTATAGCTGAGATCGAGAAGGCTGCTTCTAAGGGAATCTTCCACAAGAACGCTGCTGCAAGAAAAGTATCTCACATTACTAAAGCTGTTAACGCAATGGCTTAA
- a CDS encoding DNA internalization-related competence protein ComEC/Rec2, with product MKRPFFVAAVIGLAAAYLSIYSSGYIVLSAGVIIIACYFIFYKYSKTPLFYILFVLIFPIMVIRTEYYSRGMRYQGKLTQDCYAYIKGEAVSVIKGGNSYATRLNNALLIPDWKNNDEKVNESVKSGIIIYSEDSFCHAGDYIWVRVKLKDFEEPTNEGQFNARAYYTSDGINYQGIFNKTVNITPCEGTLKASLLNIADSIKNVYVNTFTQKNAGTMRAIVLGDRSVLDDEIKELYKKNGISHILAISALHITMVGMLVYRMLKKIISVIQAAVLSSVIMLFYLYITGNSVSAGRAVIMILVFMLADVLGRTSDGANTLGLAVVILIIRNPYCISNAGFLMSFLAMAGIIFVKPIFSNEETIMLFFRKKKMVSITEMFIYHNIIDMLITGLCVQIATLPVVLSMSGQIAIISLLLNIVVIPLMSVIMVSGILTGIMGLISMKAAIWTAGAGEYILDLYSWLCEKASGSSGAVIVTGHPPEKAVVLYYVFLIVWCVIYYMKVFSGISGKYRNVLPAILYLIITIQLRYNTGCSMKISMLDVGQGDSIVLQTSDGFNALFDGGSTSKKNIGRYRIYTYLKYAGVRSLDYVFVSHPDKDHISGIYELIDMCDNTFEIKNIVLPHINDTDETLLEIRKMADRVGINVLYACRGDALSAGNLSISCVHPCKNYNYESANDYSAVYLISFGKFSMLMTGDAESKAEKCLIQDARKSDSVVDLQKLSGINVLKAGHHGSRGASSENFLRFVKPETALISCGVDNSYGHPHNETLQRLKEAGTKVYRTDDRGEIMVRVWEDSYAIEVFGEQKE from the coding sequence TTGAAAAGACCTTTTTTTGTTGCAGCAGTTATCGGACTGGCTGCTGCGTATTTGTCAATATATTCATCTGGATATATTGTATTGTCAGCAGGCGTTATAATTATTGCTTGCTATTTTATATTCTATAAATACAGTAAAACACCATTGTTTTACATTCTGTTTGTTTTGATTTTTCCAATTATGGTAATAAGAACTGAATATTACAGCAGGGGGATGCGTTATCAGGGAAAGCTGACGCAGGACTGTTACGCATATATAAAAGGCGAAGCAGTGTCTGTAATAAAAGGTGGTAACAGTTATGCAACAAGGCTTAATAATGCATTGCTCATTCCTGACTGGAAAAATAATGATGAAAAGGTTAATGAATCGGTAAAATCTGGAATTATTATATATTCGGAAGATTCATTCTGTCATGCTGGTGATTATATCTGGGTGAGAGTAAAACTAAAGGATTTTGAAGAACCAACAAATGAAGGCCAGTTTAATGCAAGAGCTTATTATACATCAGATGGTATTAATTATCAGGGGATTTTTAATAAAACTGTTAATATAACACCATGCGAAGGAACTTTAAAAGCAAGCCTGTTAAATATAGCTGATTCAATAAAAAATGTATATGTTAATACATTTACACAAAAGAATGCAGGTACCATGAGGGCGATTGTGCTTGGGGACAGGAGTGTTCTGGATGATGAGATTAAGGAGTTATACAAGAAAAACGGAATATCACATATTCTTGCAATCAGTGCACTTCATATAACGATGGTTGGTATGCTGGTATACAGGATGCTGAAAAAAATTATAAGCGTAATACAGGCGGCAGTGTTAAGCAGCGTTATAATGCTTTTCTATCTGTATATTACAGGAAACAGCGTGTCTGCCGGGCGTGCTGTCATTATGATTCTTGTTTTTATGCTTGCAGATGTGCTTGGCAGAACAAGTGATGGTGCTAATACGCTTGGATTGGCGGTTGTAATACTAATTATCAGAAATCCTTATTGTATAAGTAACGCAGGTTTTTTAATGTCATTTCTTGCTATGGCAGGAATTATATTTGTAAAGCCGATTTTTTCTAATGAAGAAACAATTATGCTTTTTTTCAGAAAAAAGAAAATGGTATCCATTACAGAAATGTTTATATACCACAATATCATAGATATGCTGATTACAGGCTTGTGTGTTCAGATTGCAACGCTTCCTGTTGTTTTAAGCATGTCAGGACAGATTGCCATTATAAGTCTTTTGCTTAATATAGTAGTTATACCGTTGATGTCAGTTATTATGGTAAGTGGGATATTAACAGGAATTATGGGACTTATATCAATGAAAGCTGCGATATGGACTGCAGGTGCCGGAGAGTACATTCTTGACTTATATAGCTGGTTGTGTGAAAAGGCATCAGGTTCATCAGGTGCAGTTATAGTAACAGGTCATCCTCCGGAAAAAGCGGTTGTTTTGTATTATGTGTTTCTTATTGTATGGTGTGTGATTTATTATATGAAAGTATTTTCCGGTATTTCAGGGAAATATAGAAATGTACTGCCTGCAATATTGTATTTGATTATTACTATACAGTTAAGATATAATACAGGCTGTTCAATGAAGATAAGTATGCTTGATGTGGGACAGGGAGATTCAATAGTTTTGCAGACAAGTGATGGCTTCAATGCTTTATTTGATGGAGGGAGTACAAGCAAGAAGAATATTGGACGGTACAGGATATATACTTATCTGAAATATGCCGGGGTACGGAGTCTTGATTATGTATTTGTGAGTCATCCCGATAAGGATCACATAAGTGGAATATACGAACTTATTGATATGTGTGATAATACATTTGAAATAAAAAACATTGTTCTGCCGCATATTAACGATACGGATGAAACATTATTGGAAATCAGGAAAATGGCTGACAGAGTAGGAATAAATGTTTTATACGCGTGCAGGGGAGATGCTTTATCAGCAGGTAATCTTAGTATAAGCTGTGTACATCCATGTAAGAACTACAATTATGAATCAGCTAATGACTATTCAGCAGTCTATCTTATATCATTTGGAAAATTTTCCATGCTTATGACAGGAGATGCAGAGAGTAAAGCAGAGAAATGTCTGATACAGGATGCCAGAAAGTCAGACAGTGTGGTGGATTTGCAGAAGCTGTCTGGCATAAATGTATTAAAAGCTGGGCATCATGGCAGCAGAGGTGCAAGTTCAGAGAATTTTTTAAGGTTTGTTAAGCCTGAAACTGCACTGATATCCTGTGGAGTGGATAATTCATATGGACATCCGCATAATGAGACTTTGCAGAGATTAAAAGAGGCAGGTACGAAGGTGTACAGGACTGATGACAGAGGAGAGATTATGGTGCGGGTATGGGAAGATTCATATGCGATTGAAGTGTTTGGTGAGCAAAAAGAATAG
- the holA gene encoding DNA polymerase III subunit delta — MKVISDDIKKGEFKSVYLLYGEEEYLKKQYRDRLKNAIAGDDTMNYSYYDSDNASVKDIIDVCETLPFFAQKRLVIMENTGFLKSSNDELADYIKHIPDYLVIVMVEKDVDKRNKVYKAVDSVGYVCEMKPQTTATLEKWIAGLLAKDNLKISREACDLILDKTGAGMDYIRQEIEKLVSYCQGRNVVTAEDVEKVCATQTTSHIFDMISAIANKKQQQALDLYYDLLELKEPPMRILYLIVRQFNGILQVKDLMSRGISGKEIASKIGAAPFVVGKYQAQAKYFEMNTLLDALNECAKTEEAVKQGRLNDRLGVELIIIKYSK, encoded by the coding sequence TTGAAGGTCATAAGTGATGATATTAAAAAGGGCGAATTTAAGAGTGTATATCTTCTGTATGGAGAGGAAGAGTATCTTAAGAAGCAGTACAGAGACAGATTAAAGAATGCTATAGCTGGTGATGATACTATGAATTATTCATATTATGATTCGGATAATGCCAGCGTTAAGGATATAATTGATGTGTGTGAAACGCTGCCTTTTTTTGCCCAGAAGAGACTTGTTATAATGGAAAATACCGGTTTTTTGAAAAGTTCTAATGACGAGCTTGCAGATTATATTAAACATATTCCTGATTATCTTGTTATTGTTATGGTAGAAAAAGATGTGGACAAGCGTAATAAGGTATATAAGGCAGTTGATTCTGTGGGATATGTATGCGAGATGAAGCCACAGACAACTGCTACTCTTGAAAAATGGATAGCAGGGCTTCTTGCTAAGGATAATCTTAAAATAAGCAGGGAAGCCTGTGATTTGATACTTGATAAGACAGGTGCAGGCATGGATTATATAAGGCAGGAAATAGAGAAGCTTGTAAGTTATTGTCAGGGAAGGAATGTTGTGACAGCAGAAGATGTAGAGAAAGTATGTGCAACACAGACAACAAGCCATATATTTGATATGATAAGTGCAATTGCGAATAAGAAACAACAGCAGGCACTTGATTTATATTATGATTTGTTGGAATTAAAAGAACCTCCTATGAGAATACTTTATCTTATAGTAAGACAGTTTAACGGAATATTACAGGTGAAGGATCTTATGTCAAGGGGTATTTCAGGTAAAGAGATTGCATCAAAGATAGGAGCAGCACCATTTGTTGTCGGTAAATATCAGGCACAGGCAAAATATTTTGAGATGAATACACTGTTGGATGCATTGAATGAATGTGCGAAAACAGAAGAAGCAGTTAAGCAGGGAAGGCTTAATGACAGGCTGGGAGTAGAACTTATTATAATTAAATACAGCAAATAA
- the gpr gene encoding GPR endopeptidase, giving the protein MDNIVVRTDLAVEANEEAMNGTGKLRGIRLRESNKSRMGVKVTELQVTNHLGEAAIGRPKGTYLTIEADDITGGDEEYAKEVISTLTGYIFKLLKRMNKNVKPEKILVIGLGNRNITSDSLGPEVVDNICIKISEGDETGVCTLSPGVMAQTGIETAGIIKGVVSQIKPDVCIAIDALAARSVNRLNSTIQLSDQGINPGSGVGNHRIGITKDNIGVPVLAIGVPTVIDAEGIIQGAGKMYVTPKDIDSDIRNISIIISKAINRVGVHIHG; this is encoded by the coding sequence ATGGATAATATAGTTGTAAGAACTGACCTTGCAGTAGAGGCAAATGAAGAAGCAATGAATGGAACAGGAAAGCTGCGAGGAATAAGATTAAGAGAAAGCAATAAATCAAGAATGGGAGTGAAGGTCACAGAATTGCAGGTGACAAATCATTTGGGCGAAGCCGCGATAGGAAGACCCAAAGGAACTTATCTTACAATAGAGGCTGATGATATTACAGGCGGAGACGAAGAATATGCAAAAGAGGTTATATCGACACTGACAGGCTATATATTTAAGCTTTTAAAGCGCATGAATAAAAATGTAAAGCCGGAAAAAATTCTTGTTATCGGACTTGGCAACAGAAATATAACATCGGATTCATTAGGTCCTGAGGTTGTAGATAACATTTGTATTAAGATAAGTGAGGGCGATGAGACGGGAGTGTGCACACTTAGTCCGGGAGTTATGGCACAGACAGGTATTGAAACTGCAGGAATTATTAAAGGCGTTGTAAGTCAGATAAAGCCGGATGTATGCATTGCGATAGATGCTCTTGCTGCAAGAAGTGTGAACAGATTAAATAGTACCATACAGCTTTCTGACCAGGGAATTAATCCTGGCTCAGGTGTTGGAAATCACAGAATAGGAATAACAAAAGACAATATAGGTGTTCCTGTGCTTGCAATTGGCGTGCCTACTGTTATAGACGCAGAAGGCATTATTCAGGGGGCAGGAAAAATGTATGTAACCCCGAAGGACATTGATTCAGACATTAGAAACATAAGTATCATAATATCCAAAGCAATTAACCGTGTTGGTGTTCATATTCATGGCTGA
- a CDS encoding response regulator transcription factor, whose product MAGRVLVVDDEKMIVKGLKFSLMQDYSEVDCAYDGEEALEYVRNNKYDIILLDIMLPKLDGLSVCQQIREFSNVPIIMLTAKGDDMDKILGLDYGADDYITKPFNILEVKARMKAILRRNSSITQKEQKSNVIKAGDMKIDCDSRSLYIADKEINLTAKEFDLLEILAVNPGKVYSRDNLLKAVWGQDYTGDARTVDVHMRRLREKIENNPSEPKYVHTKWGVGYYFNV is encoded by the coding sequence ATGGCAGGCAGAGTATTGGTTGTTGATGATGAGAAAATGATAGTTAAGGGACTTAAATTCAGTCTTATGCAGGATTACAGTGAGGTTGACTGTGCATATGACGGGGAAGAGGCTCTTGAATATGTCAGAAACAACAAATATGACATTATCCTTCTCGATATTATGCTTCCTAAACTGGATGGATTATCAGTATGCCAGCAGATAAGGGAATTTTCTAATGTTCCTATCATTATGCTGACAGCAAAAGGTGATGACATGGATAAAATTCTGGGACTTGATTATGGAGCGGATGATTATATAACAAAGCCTTTTAATATTCTTGAAGTGAAAGCAAGAATGAAAGCTATTTTAAGGCGTAATTCATCAATAACCCAAAAGGAACAGAAAAGTAATGTGATAAAAGCAGGAGATATGAAAATTGACTGTGACAGCAGAAGTCTATATATTGCAGATAAGGAAATCAATCTTACTGCAAAAGAATTTGACTTGCTGGAGATACTTGCTGTTAATCCGGGAAAAGTGTATAGCCGTGACAACCTGTTAAAGGCTGTATGGGGACAGGATTATACAGGAGATGCAAGAACCGTGGATGTCCACATGAGAAGACTTAGGGAAAAGATTGAGAATAATCCAAGTGAACCTAAGTATGTTCATACAAAGTGGGGAGTAGGATATTACTTTAATGTTTAA
- a CDS encoding stage II sporulation protein P: MGDRKYRPVYMFIFMGLMLMVIMMNYSFNLIYYIQNRIYENAVKTLFPVETYFEDNYDENARSVWVDSENMFSMAEEDKKPATQTEEGVVEAGAAVCPWPLQENAAGNVYNIADLKNYDFLMKFYTVTSITSLTTQIMRPEEFLAKDLSLEKNADSPQILIFHTHSQEGFMDTVEGDTSTTIVGVGDYLTDILTNTYGYNVYHDTSVYDYVDGKLDRSKAYTYAEENVAKILKENPSIEVVIDLHRDGVPDTTRLVTEENGVIMSKVMFFNGISYSKAKGDIGYLYNANRDDNLAMSLQMYLLGEAYYPGLLRNIYINAYRYCLHMKGRSMLIEAGAQTNTSTEVKNAMVPVADMLDRLLGGEKAYEE, translated from the coding sequence ATGGGTGATAGAAAGTACAGGCCTGTGTATATGTTTATATTCATGGGCTTAATGCTTATGGTAATAATGATGAATTATAGTTTTAATTTAATATATTATATTCAGAACAGAATTTATGAAAATGCAGTTAAGACATTGTTTCCTGTAGAGACATATTTTGAAGATAATTATGATGAAAATGCCCGTTCTGTGTGGGTTGATTCGGAAAATATGTTTAGTATGGCTGAGGAGGATAAAAAACCTGCTACACAGACGGAAGAGGGGGTTGTGGAGGCAGGTGCTGCAGTTTGTCCTTGGCCTTTACAGGAAAATGCAGCTGGAAATGTTTATAATATTGCAGATTTAAAAAATTATGATTTTCTTATGAAGTTCTATACAGTTACCTCTATCACAAGCCTGACAACACAGATAATGCGTCCGGAGGAATTTCTGGCAAAAGACCTGTCATTGGAGAAAAATGCGGATTCTCCACAGATTCTTATATTTCATACACATTCACAGGAGGGATTTATGGATACGGTTGAGGGAGATACGTCTACAACAATAGTTGGTGTTGGAGATTATCTAACAGATATACTCACTAATACATATGGTTACAATGTTTATCATGATACGAGTGTGTATGATTATGTTGATGGGAAGCTTGACAGAAGCAAGGCTTATACATATGCAGAAGAAAATGTGGCAAAAATACTGAAAGAAAATCCGTCAATTGAGGTTGTAATAGACCTTCACAGGGATGGTGTTCCAGATACTACAAGACTTGTAACCGAAGAAAATGGAGTAATAATGTCGAAGGTAATGTTTTTTAATGGAATAAGCTACAGCAAGGCAAAAGGAGATATAGGCTATCTTTACAATGCAAACAGAGATGATAATCTGGCAATGAGTCTTCAGATGTATCTTTTAGGAGAAGCGTATTATCCGGGGCTGTTACGGAATATTTATATTAATGCATATCGTTACTGTCTGCATATGAAGGGCAGGTCGATGCTTATAGAAGCAGGAGCACAGACTAATACAAGTACAGAGGTCAAAAATGCGATGGTCCCAGTGGCAGATATGCTCGACAGGCTGCTCGGTGGGGAGAAGGCATATGAGGAGTGA
- a CDS encoding HAMP domain-containing sensor histidine kinase produces MFNKNKNKKEINRRKIVWIRIFDNFLKFIRRYTVIQFVVSAVIITAAVIGTFEGFEYIYKESVITRQKAVVQNEAILIAAEYAGYAGLHDAELSGMGSRLNSYSAMNQIRIRIVDLNYNVYADTYSTDYGKTIINSKVFDTVVSHKTSTVYDYKSGDIQAVTPVYNDEGDFIAVLVADLDYTEIDSLFMNVNSQNNNIKVIIITICLIALIVLLHFLNRPVRRIIDIMANVNAGHNDERIPLKGYTEIREIAEDFNGIMDKANETDQSRAEFVSNVSHELKTPITSIKVLAESLNTQENVPIEVYQEFMQDIVTEIDRESKIIEDLLTLVRMDKTTATLNITSVNMNELLEMTLKRLKPIAQKKNIELLFESFRPVVAQIDEVKMTQVISNLVENAIKYNVDDGWVHVSLNADYQYFYIRVEDSGIGIPEESQNKIFERFYRVDKARSRETGGTGLGLAIVRNIILLHHGTIKVHSEENIGTTFTMRVPLNYVEVQ; encoded by the coding sequence ATGTTTAATAAAAATAAAAATAAAAAGGAAATTAATCGTAGAAAAATCGTATGGATAAGAATTTTTGATAATTTTCTGAAATTTATAAGAAGATATACAGTAATACAGTTTGTTGTAAGTGCAGTTATAATAACTGCAGCTGTTATAGGTACATTTGAAGGCTTTGAGTATATATATAAAGAGTCTGTAATAACACGACAGAAGGCGGTTGTACAGAATGAAGCAATTCTTATTGCGGCTGAGTATGCAGGCTATGCAGGACTTCATGATGCTGAATTGTCTGGCATGGGAAGCAGGCTTAACAGTTATTCAGCAATGAACCAGATAAGAATAAGAATCGTTGATTTGAATTATAATGTTTATGCAGATACTTATTCAACAGATTATGGGAAGACCATAATTAATTCAAAGGTTTTTGATACTGTTGTCAGTCATAAAACCAGCACAGTGTATGATTATAAGTCTGGAGATATACAGGCTGTAACACCTGTATATAATGATGAAGGTGATTTTATTGCAGTACTTGTTGCAGACCTTGATTATACGGAAATTGATTCATTGTTTATGAATGTGAATAGTCAGAATAATAATATTAAGGTTATAATTATTACAATATGTCTTATAGCATTAATTGTTTTGTTACATTTTCTTAACAGACCGGTAAGAAGAATAATAGATATAATGGCTAATGTTAATGCAGGCCATAATGATGAGCGTATTCCTCTGAAGGGATATACTGAAATCCGTGAGATAGCAGAGGATTTTAATGGAATTATGGACAAGGCTAATGAGACAGACCAGTCAAGAGCAGAATTTGTTTCAAATGTGTCACATGAACTTAAGACACCTATTACTTCGATAAAGGTCCTTGCGGAGTCTCTTAACACACAAGAGAATGTTCCGATTGAAGTATATCAGGAATTTATGCAGGATATTGTCACTGAAATTGACAGAGAGAGTAAGATTATTGAAGATCTGCTTACTCTGGTAAGGATGGATAAGACAACAGCAACACTTAATATTACCTCAGTTAATATGAATGAATTACTTGAGATGACACTTAAAAGACTTAAGCCTATAGCCCAGAAGAAGAATATTGAACTGCTGTTTGAGAGCTTCAGACCAGTAGTTGCACAGATAGATGAAGTTAAAATGACTCAGGTTATATCTAATCTTGTAGAGAATGCTATAAAATATAATGTAGATGATGGCTGGGTACATGTATCTTTAAATGCGGATTATCAGTATTTCTATATAAGAGTTGAAGATTCAGGAATAGGAATACCAGAGGAAAGCCAGAATAAGATATTTGAGAGATTCTACAGGGTTGATAAGGCAAGGTCAAGAGAAACAGGTGGAACAGGACTGGGACTTGCTATTGTGAGAAATATAATACTTTTACACCATGGAACAATAAAAGTTCATAGTGAGGAAAATATAGGAACTACATTTACAATGAGAGTACCTCTTAATTATGTAGAAGTACAATAA
- a CDS encoding helix-hairpin-helix domain-containing protein — protein sequence MNYKRIFVKHKETVKYCMCAVVLLVTGTVYFSAGQKKREYGNTVIITQADTENEECTDEVQAENDIYVYVCGDVLEPGVIKCAAGTRMYEAVQMAGGMAECADTAALNMAGILSDGDRVYIPCESEHISETDGTVSTSGLVNINRATENELMTLPGIGSSRAADIINYRNTNGRFDRIEDIMKVSGIKESAFNKIKNYISV from the coding sequence ATGAATTATAAAAGAATATTTGTTAAACATAAAGAAACTGTTAAATACTGTATGTGCGCAGTTGTATTGCTGGTTACAGGAACTGTATATTTTTCTGCCGGACAGAAGAAGCGTGAGTATGGGAATACAGTTATAATAACACAGGCAGACACAGAGAATGAAGAATGCACGGATGAAGTGCAGGCAGAGAATGATATATATGTATATGTATGTGGAGATGTGCTTGAACCAGGAGTTATAAAATGTGCTGCAGGAACAAGAATGTATGAGGCAGTACAGATGGCAGGTGGTATGGCTGAATGCGCTGACACAGCAGCTCTTAATATGGCTGGTATTCTTTCTGATGGTGACAGGGTATATATACCCTGTGAAAGTGAACATATATCAGAAACTGATGGTACAGTGTCAACCTCAGGACTGGTTAATATTAACAGGGCAACGGAGAATGAGCTTATGACTCTTCCGGGAATTGGAAGTTCAAGAGCGGCAGACATAATTAATTACAGGAATACTAATGGCAGATTTGACAGGATTGAGGATATAATGAAGGTATCCGGGATAAAAGAGTCCGCATTTAATAAAATTAAGAATTATATAAGTGTATAA
- a CDS encoding GerMN domain-containing protein, which translates to MPKKISSAILCVIAIMVPMFMVSACTQKQHGTAYKVYYANNQGTSLLENVIFIDENDQYVIAQRLLDSMNSESSKECSVIKPVNVNSPTVEFDSIYVNVYFDSSYYDMKPSTEVLYRAAVVKELCQIEGVTYVRFYVDGKDAVYEDGSNIGNMSAEDFIDSSEGAVADVKWVTINLYYANKTGDALIKTKKKICYNKNVSLEKVVVEQIISGPEERGYYQSVPSSTKLLSISVIDRICYVNFSSEFASDMVNAKSNVTLYSLVDSLVGLDGIDGVKILVNGNSNLMYRDVISLDGIFYMNNEIVEK; encoded by the coding sequence ATGCCTAAGAAAATATCATCAGCAATATTATGCGTGATTGCTATTATGGTTCCAATGTTTATGGTGTCTGCCTGTACCCAGAAGCAGCATGGGACAGCATATAAAGTTTATTATGCGAATAATCAGGGAACATCTCTGCTTGAAAATGTTATATTTATAGATGAAAATGACCAGTATGTTATAGCACAGCGTCTGCTGGATAGCATGAATTCTGAAAGTAGTAAGGAATGTAGTGTTATTAAGCCTGTTAATGTCAATTCTCCGACAGTTGAATTTGACAGTATATATGTTAATGTGTATTTTGACAGCAGTTATTATGATATGAAGCCTTCAACAGAGGTTCTGTACAGGGCTGCTGTTGTAAAAGAATTATGTCAGATAGAAGGCGTTACTTATGTAAGATTTTATGTTGATGGTAAGGATGCTGTATATGAGGACGGAAGCAATATAGGTAATATGAGCGCAGAAGATTTTATCGATTCCTCAGAAGGTGCTGTGGCTGATGTGAAGTGGGTTACAATTAATCTGTATTATGCAAATAAAACAGGTGATGCTCTTATAAAGACTAAGAAAAAAATATGTTACAACAAAAATGTTTCTCTGGAAAAGGTAGTTGTGGAACAGATTATCAGCGGACCGGAGGAGAGAGGATATTATCAGTCGGTACCATCAAGTACCAAGTTGTTAAGTATATCAGTTATAGACAGGATATGTTATGTGAATTTTAGTTCTGAATTTGCATCTGATATGGTTAATGCTAAGAGTAATGTTACTTTATATTCTTTAGTTGATTCACTTGTCGGGCTTGATGGAATTGATGGTGTAAAGATTCTTGTAAATGGTAATTCTAATCTTATGTATCGTGATGTTATAAGTCTTGATGGTATTTTTTACATGAATAATGAAATTGTTGAAAAATAA